A single window of Rhodococcus jostii RHA1 DNA harbors:
- a CDS encoding isochorismate synthase — protein sequence MDGFLLSRADRTLRTSGARHGYDTAAAAVAALSNGDTELIVGALPFDPQRPAALTAPESWEFTDGPWRPGAVPDLPSVRLTREIPDPTEHVARVRSLVDRLREGALGKVVAARSVTLRADTPISAEALAARMIHQNPTANGFAVDLSAAGEGFRSHSLVGASPEVLLSRRGRRVTCRPLAGTAPRRADPEADEKEGRGLLESTKNLAEHAFVTAWIRDVLAPLCTELTVPDSPVLTSTHEVWHLATPIEGVLRDASTSALSLATRLHPTPAVCGTPTDLALATIRDVEEDRRFYGGAVGWCDGDGDGDWVVAIRCAEIAADGLEALATAGGGIVAESDPESELDETTTKLRTLLRALGVQQGP from the coding sequence ATGGACGGCTTCCTTCTCTCCCGCGCCGACCGGACGTTGCGTACGTCCGGTGCGCGGCACGGGTACGACACCGCGGCAGCCGCTGTCGCGGCCCTCTCGAACGGTGACACCGAACTGATCGTCGGAGCGCTGCCGTTCGATCCCCAGCGTCCTGCCGCGCTGACCGCCCCGGAATCGTGGGAATTCACGGACGGCCCGTGGCGGCCCGGTGCCGTTCCCGACCTCCCGTCCGTACGCCTCACGCGGGAAATTCCCGACCCCACCGAGCACGTGGCCCGGGTGCGGTCCCTCGTCGACCGACTGCGCGAGGGCGCTCTCGGCAAGGTCGTCGCAGCCCGCAGCGTCACCCTCCGTGCCGACACCCCCATCTCCGCAGAAGCGTTGGCCGCGAGAATGATTCACCAGAATCCCACTGCCAACGGGTTCGCCGTCGACCTCTCCGCGGCCGGCGAGGGGTTCCGCAGCCACAGCCTCGTCGGCGCCAGCCCCGAGGTGCTGCTCAGCCGACGCGGGCGACGCGTCACCTGCCGTCCCCTCGCCGGAACAGCCCCGCGGCGCGCCGATCCGGAGGCCGACGAGAAGGAAGGTCGCGGACTCCTGGAGTCCACGAAGAACCTGGCCGAGCACGCGTTCGTCACGGCCTGGATCAGAGACGTCCTGGCGCCGCTCTGCACCGAGTTGACCGTCCCGGACTCCCCGGTTCTGACGAGCACCCACGAGGTGTGGCATCTCGCGACCCCCATCGAAGGCGTGCTGCGCGACGCGTCGACCAGCGCTTTGAGCCTGGCCACCCGGTTGCACCCGACCCCCGCGGTGTGTGGCACCCCCACCGACCTCGCCCTCGCGACCATCCGGGACGTCGAGGAGGATCGGCGGTTCTACGGCGGCGCCGTCGGGTGGTGCGACGGCGACGGCGACGGCGACTGGGTGGTGGCCATCCGCTGCGCCGAGATCGCCGCGGACGGACTCGAGGCACTGGCGACGGCGGGCGGGGGCATCGTCGCCGAGTCCGACCCTGAGTCCGAACTCGACGAGACGACCACCAAACTGCGCACGCTGCTCCGGGCGCTCGGCGTGCAGCAGGGCCCGTGA
- a CDS encoding universal stress protein → MPGGLMLIAYDGSDNAKRAVECAGRFLASNRAVLVTVWEPMVRQAARMSGLSGVMQPEWVPDEETEDVAFSDAKVTNEEGVQLAEAAGLATEGRCIECTSTIWTAIVETSDELAVDIIVTGTRGTTGLRSLLQSSVADHVLRHSHRPVLIVPPGK, encoded by the coding sequence GTGCCCGGTGGTTTGATGTTGATCGCCTACGACGGATCCGACAACGCCAAGCGTGCGGTGGAGTGCGCAGGTCGATTCCTCGCCTCCAATCGCGCTGTGCTGGTGACGGTGTGGGAGCCGATGGTCCGTCAGGCCGCGCGCATGTCGGGCCTGTCCGGTGTGATGCAACCCGAGTGGGTGCCCGACGAGGAGACCGAGGACGTCGCGTTCTCCGACGCCAAGGTCACCAACGAAGAGGGCGTCCAACTCGCCGAGGCCGCCGGACTTGCCACCGAGGGTCGCTGCATCGAATGCACCAGCACGATCTGGACGGCCATCGTCGAGACGTCCGACGAACTCGCGGTCGACATCATCGTCACCGGCACCCGCGGCACCACAGGCCTGCGGTCACTGCTGCAGAGCAGCGTCGCCGACCACGTGTTGCGCCACAGTCACCGCCCGGTGCTGATCGTGCCTCCCGGGAAGTAG
- a CDS encoding glycoside hydrolase family 3 N-terminal domain-containing protein: MRIKYALALAACTGLVAGCSSGGGETVAESSSTTPSPSSVEPASHTGTAAPAAAPASCETEFLQSLPLRRKLAQLLNVGVTGTADAAQVVRDEQIGGIFVGSWTDEAMLANREIPQVASASSLPLMVTIDEEGGRVSRVENLLGADPSARQTAATMTEEQTYQMALERGRGLKDLGVTVNFAPDVDVSSQPDDSVIGDRSYSDDPAVVTRYADAYARGMRDAGILPVIKHFPGHGSASGDSHTGAVTTPPLDQLQTKDLVPFRNLVSTGVGVMLGHLEVPGLTAPGVPASISPDAVALLRGGTGYGAPPFTGPIFTDDLSGMQAITDRYDITVAVETALESGVDVALWLTTDDVPRVLDHLESVVASGKLPQQRVDEAVLTVAQAKGVLAC, encoded by the coding sequence ATGCGGATCAAGTATGCACTCGCGCTCGCTGCCTGTACCGGCCTCGTCGCCGGATGTTCGTCGGGTGGTGGCGAGACGGTCGCGGAGTCGTCGTCGACGACACCGTCGCCGTCCTCCGTCGAGCCGGCGTCGCATACCGGCACCGCAGCGCCCGCAGCCGCGCCGGCGTCGTGCGAGACGGAGTTCCTGCAGTCTTTGCCGTTGCGGCGCAAGCTCGCTCAGCTGCTGAACGTGGGAGTGACCGGCACCGCGGATGCGGCTCAGGTGGTCCGTGACGAGCAGATCGGCGGCATCTTCGTCGGAAGCTGGACCGACGAGGCCATGCTCGCGAACCGTGAGATTCCCCAGGTGGCGTCGGCGTCGTCGCTGCCGCTGATGGTGACGATCGACGAGGAGGGTGGGCGCGTGTCGCGCGTCGAGAACCTGCTCGGAGCCGATCCGTCCGCCCGGCAGACCGCAGCCACGATGACGGAGGAGCAGACGTACCAGATGGCGCTCGAGCGCGGTCGTGGACTGAAGGACCTCGGTGTCACCGTGAACTTCGCCCCCGACGTGGACGTGAGCAGTCAGCCCGACGACAGCGTGATCGGCGACCGCTCCTACTCCGACGATCCCGCCGTCGTCACCCGCTACGCGGACGCGTACGCGCGCGGAATGCGGGACGCGGGAATCCTGCCCGTCATCAAGCACTTCCCCGGCCATGGATCGGCGTCCGGCGACTCGCACACCGGGGCCGTCACCACCCCGCCTCTCGACCAGTTGCAGACGAAGGACCTCGTCCCGTTCCGGAACCTGGTGTCCACGGGAGTCGGCGTCATGCTCGGTCACCTCGAGGTGCCGGGTCTGACCGCGCCCGGGGTTCCCGCCAGCATCAGTCCCGACGCGGTGGCGCTGCTGCGCGGCGGCACCGGATACGGGGCGCCGCCGTTCACCGGACCGATCTTCACCGACGACCTCAGCGGCATGCAGGCGATCACCGATCGGTACGACATCACCGTCGCCGTCGAGACCGCGCTGGAATCCGGTGTCGATGTCGCCCTGTGGCTCACCACCGACGACGTCCCGCGGGTGCTCGATCACCTCGAAAGCGTTGTGGCCTCGGGCAAGCTGCCGCAGCAGCGTGTCGACGAGGCGGTCCTGACCGTCGCGCAGGCCAAGGGCGTCCTCGCCTGCTAG
- a CDS encoding TetR/AcrR family transcriptional regulator, whose protein sequence is MAGGTKRLPRAVREQQMLDAAVDVFSDRGFHETSMDAIAAKAEISKPMLYLYYGSKDELFAACIQREGLRFVEALAPAGDPGLSPREQLRRALEGFLGFVGKHRKSWMVLYRQAMGQQAFVGSVQSSRDRLIELTAHLLESSTKDPEPGQDFELIAIALVGAGEAVADRVAGGEIEVDAAADLLESLAWRGLAGKKKPE, encoded by the coding sequence ATGGCCGGCGGCACCAAGCGACTGCCGCGCGCAGTGCGCGAGCAGCAGATGCTCGACGCTGCTGTCGACGTCTTCTCCGACAGAGGTTTTCACGAAACGTCCATGGACGCGATCGCGGCCAAGGCGGAAATCTCGAAGCCGATGCTGTACCTCTACTACGGTTCCAAGGACGAACTGTTCGCGGCGTGCATCCAACGCGAGGGCCTACGCTTCGTCGAGGCGCTCGCTCCGGCGGGCGATCCGGGGCTGAGCCCGCGCGAACAGCTGCGCCGGGCCCTCGAGGGGTTTCTCGGGTTCGTGGGCAAGCACCGCAAGTCGTGGATGGTGCTGTATCGCCAGGCGATGGGGCAGCAGGCGTTCGTGGGGTCGGTGCAGTCGAGCCGCGACCGGCTGATCGAGCTGACCGCGCACCTGCTCGAGTCCAGCACCAAGGATCCCGAGCCTGGACAGGATTTCGAACTGATCGCCATCGCCCTCGTCGGTGCGGGTGAGGCGGTGGCCGACCGCGTCGCCGGCGGCGAGATCGAGGTCGACGCCGCCGCCGATCTACTGGAATCCCTGGCGTGGCGTGGCCTCGCGGGCAAGAAAAAGCCGGAGTGA
- a CDS encoding MaoC/PaaZ C-terminal domain-containing protein: MSGKVVQLTEKPGTLDIYTRAVRSALPVIGASGHSAPDTTLVLNGVRVDPDNLAAYDRVTGLRFGDHLPLTYPFTLVFPVVMKLMVSDGFPFPAIGSVHAENVIEQFRPISVIEPLDVSVHAENLREHRKGLLIDVISEIRVGRELVWKQTSTFLRQQKTSLSGQPGPEPKAEEEPPRPLRTLRVDQKTIGKYAAVSGDRNPIHVSTLGAKAFGFPKTIAHGMWSAAAVLGSVEGRIPDAVTYSVRFGKPILLPSTLNVYADQTGDGWDLSIKHPKKGYPHLTATLR; encoded by the coding sequence ATGTCCGGCAAGGTCGTGCAACTCACGGAGAAGCCGGGCACGCTCGACATCTACACCCGTGCCGTGCGCAGCGCGCTGCCGGTCATCGGCGCGAGCGGGCACAGTGCCCCGGACACGACGCTGGTCTTGAACGGGGTGCGCGTCGACCCCGACAACCTGGCGGCGTACGACCGGGTGACCGGACTGCGATTCGGCGACCACCTGCCGCTGACGTACCCGTTCACGCTGGTGTTCCCGGTCGTGATGAAGCTGATGGTGTCCGACGGTTTCCCCTTCCCCGCCATCGGTTCGGTGCACGCGGAGAACGTCATCGAACAGTTCCGTCCCATTTCGGTGATCGAGCCCCTGGATGTGTCGGTGCACGCGGAGAATCTGCGTGAGCACCGCAAGGGGCTTCTGATCGACGTGATCAGCGAGATCCGGGTCGGACGCGAACTGGTATGGAAGCAGACGTCGACGTTCCTGCGTCAGCAGAAGACGTCGCTGTCCGGTCAGCCCGGCCCCGAACCGAAGGCCGAGGAGGAGCCGCCGCGCCCGCTGCGAACGCTGCGGGTCGATCAGAAGACGATCGGCAAGTACGCCGCGGTGTCCGGTGACCGGAACCCGATTCACGTGTCGACGTTGGGCGCCAAGGCTTTCGGATTCCCGAAGACCATCGCGCACGGCATGTGGAGTGCGGCCGCCGTCCTCGGCTCGGTGGAGGGCCGGATCCCGGACGCCGTCACGTACAGCGTGCGCTTCGGCAAACCGATCCTGCTGCCGTCCACGCTGAACGTGTACGCCGATCAGACCGGCGACGGCTGGGATCTGTCGATCAAGCACCCGAAGAAGGGGTACCCGCACCTCACCGCGACACTGCGCTGA
- a CDS encoding 3-oxoacyl-ACP reductase — MAASKGAPDLYSQFLSSAPGAFIAAKAGLPRPENLRRYKHGEPPLAGPVLIGGKGRLVEPLRELLSDYPAAGSGDDTYGALVFDATGIGSVTELEQLFEFFQPVIRKLAPSARVVVIGTPPEETSGVDEHIAQRALEGFTRSVGKEVKRGATAQLVYVSPKASAGVSGLESTLRFLLSAKSAFVSGQVIRVGAEDSVAPADWDKPLDGKVAIVTGAARGIGATIAEVLSRDGAHVICADIPAAGEALSETANKVGGTSLALDVTADDAADKLAEFVLERHGGADIIVHNAGITRDKTLANMDEGRWNMVIGVNLLAPQRITDVLVAKGALKEGGRVIDVSSIAGIAGNRGQTNYGTSKAGVIGLVQASAPVLAAKKITINAVAPGFIETAMTAAIPFATREAGRRMSSLLQGGETVDVAETVAYFASPASNAVTGQIVRVCGQSLLGA; from the coding sequence GTGGCAGCCAGCAAGGGAGCTCCCGACCTCTATTCCCAGTTCCTCTCATCCGCACCCGGCGCGTTCATCGCCGCGAAAGCGGGACTGCCGCGACCCGAGAACCTGCGGCGATACAAGCACGGCGAACCGCCGCTCGCCGGCCCGGTCCTGATCGGCGGCAAGGGCCGTCTCGTCGAGCCGTTGCGCGAACTGCTGTCCGACTACCCCGCCGCGGGATCGGGTGACGACACGTACGGCGCTTTGGTGTTCGACGCCACCGGCATCGGTTCGGTCACCGAGCTCGAGCAGCTGTTCGAGTTCTTCCAGCCGGTCATCCGCAAACTCGCGCCGTCCGCGCGCGTCGTCGTCATCGGCACCCCCCCCGAGGAGACGTCCGGCGTCGACGAGCACATCGCCCAGCGCGCGCTCGAGGGTTTCACCCGCAGCGTCGGCAAGGAGGTCAAGCGCGGCGCCACGGCTCAGCTCGTCTACGTCTCGCCGAAGGCATCCGCAGGAGTGTCGGGCCTCGAATCCACGCTGCGGTTCCTGCTGTCGGCCAAGTCCGCGTTCGTCAGCGGCCAGGTCATCCGGGTCGGCGCCGAGGATTCCGTCGCACCCGCCGACTGGGACAAGCCGCTCGACGGGAAGGTCGCCATCGTCACCGGTGCGGCCCGCGGCATCGGCGCGACCATCGCCGAGGTCCTCTCCCGCGACGGCGCGCACGTCATCTGCGCCGACATTCCGGCCGCCGGTGAGGCGTTGTCGGAGACCGCCAACAAGGTCGGCGGCACGTCCCTCGCCCTGGACGTGACCGCGGACGACGCTGCCGACAAGCTCGCCGAGTTCGTCCTCGAACGGCACGGCGGCGCGGACATCATCGTCCACAACGCCGGCATCACCCGCGACAAGACCCTCGCCAACATGGACGAGGGCCGCTGGAACATGGTGATCGGCGTCAACCTTCTTGCGCCGCAGCGCATCACCGACGTCCTCGTCGCCAAGGGTGCACTGAAGGAAGGCGGTCGCGTCATCGACGTCTCCTCCATCGCCGGCATCGCGGGCAACCGGGGTCAGACCAACTACGGCACCTCCAAGGCCGGTGTCATCGGACTCGTGCAGGCTTCCGCGCCGGTGCTCGCGGCGAAGAAGATCACGATCAACGCCGTCGCACCGGGCTTCATCGAGACGGCGATGACCGCGGCGATCCCCTTCGCCACCCGCGAGGCCGGACGTCGTATGAGCTCCCTGCTGCAGGGCGGCGAGACCGTCGACGTCGCCGAGACCGTCGCCTACTTCGCGAGCCCCGCGTCCAACGCCGTCACCGGACAGATCGTCCGCGTCTGCGGCCAGAGCCTGCTGGGGGCGTGA
- a CDS encoding acetyl-CoA C-acetyltransferase: MTSKARTNSNSAAAPKPGGKQQRPVAIVGGNRIPFARSDRKYAQASNQDMFTATLDGLVSRFNLQGEKLGLVAGGAVLKHSRDFNLMRECVLGSALSPYTPAFDLQQACGTGLQSIVAVGDAIAAGRIEAGVGGGVDTTSDAPIGVNDELREFLLSLNRAKSTGDRIKLLGNVRPSMLGIEIPRNGEPRTGLSMGEHAAITAKEFGVRREDQDALAAASHQNMAAAYDRGFFDDLVTPFLGLTRDDNLRPDSSAEKLAKLKPVFGVKAGDATMTAGNSTPLTDGASAVLLSTDEWAAERKLPVLAHLVDSETAAVDYIHGKDGLLMAPTYAIPRLLARNGLTLQDFDFYEIHEAFASVVLATLQAFESDEYCKERLGLDGALGSIDRSKLNVNGSSLAAGHPFAATGGRIVASLAKMLAEKGSGRGLISICAAGGQGVTAIIEA; encoded by the coding sequence GTGACCAGCAAAGCTCGCACCAATTCGAACTCCGCAGCGGCGCCGAAGCCAGGCGGAAAGCAGCAGCGTCCCGTCGCGATCGTCGGCGGAAACCGCATTCCGTTCGCCCGCTCGGACCGGAAGTACGCGCAGGCGTCCAACCAGGACATGTTCACCGCGACCCTCGACGGCCTCGTGAGCCGCTTCAACCTCCAGGGCGAAAAGCTGGGCCTCGTCGCGGGCGGCGCCGTGCTCAAGCACAGCCGCGACTTCAACCTGATGCGCGAATGCGTCCTGGGCAGCGCCCTCAGCCCGTACACCCCGGCCTTCGACCTGCAGCAGGCCTGCGGCACCGGACTGCAGTCGATCGTCGCCGTCGGGGACGCGATCGCGGCCGGCCGCATCGAGGCCGGTGTCGGTGGCGGTGTCGACACCACGTCGGACGCGCCGATCGGCGTCAACGACGAACTCCGCGAGTTCCTGCTGTCCCTGAACCGCGCGAAGAGCACCGGCGACCGCATCAAACTGCTCGGCAACGTCCGCCCGTCCATGCTCGGCATCGAGATCCCCCGCAACGGCGAGCCCCGCACCGGGCTGTCCATGGGTGAGCACGCCGCCATCACCGCCAAGGAATTCGGCGTCCGCCGCGAGGATCAAGACGCACTGGCCGCCGCCAGCCACCAGAACATGGCTGCCGCCTACGACCGCGGATTCTTCGACGACCTGGTGACGCCGTTCCTCGGGCTCACCCGCGACGACAACCTGCGGCCCGACTCCAGCGCCGAGAAGCTGGCCAAGCTGAAGCCGGTCTTCGGGGTGAAGGCGGGCGACGCCACGATGACGGCGGGCAACTCCACCCCACTCACCGACGGCGCGTCCGCGGTCCTGCTGTCCACCGACGAATGGGCCGCCGAGCGCAAGCTTCCGGTGCTCGCGCATCTCGTCGACTCCGAGACCGCGGCCGTCGACTACATCCACGGCAAGGACGGGCTCCTGATGGCGCCGACGTACGCCATCCCGCGCCTGCTGGCCCGCAACGGCCTCACCCTGCAGGATTTCGACTTCTACGAGATCCACGAGGCGTTCGCGTCCGTCGTGCTGGCGACGCTGCAGGCGTTCGAATCGGACGAGTACTGCAAGGAACGCCTTGGCCTCGACGGCGCACTGGGGTCCATCGACCGCAGCAAGCTGAACGTCAACGGGTCCTCGCTGGCGGCGGGCCACCCGTTCGCCGCGACCGGCGGACGCATCGTCGCGTCGCTCGCCAAGATGCTGGCGGAGAAGGGCTCGGGCCGCGGCCTGATCTCGATTTGCGCCGCCGGCGGCCAGGGTGTGACGGCAATCATAGAGGCGTGA
- a CDS encoding VanW family protein — protein MNDEDGDKGSKAPERSTPDPSATAESVEPENVADPPAPEPDEVPAPDEAAAPENAPASDEAPAPDAPAEQPNADDAPTTQLNLGDLGERSEEQAPDAPLWVEPPANEDVTQVIPAIPPGPVPGPTQAYTTPADEPTVVAPAAAAQIPPQPAPEPSAPAEPSAEPTKPARAPWVKIAAVTGGVIALIGIAYAADLAVSSGKVPRGVTVAGVDVGGSSREEAEAILQAQVGPRADQPLTVTAGDVSTQLVPSAAGLGVDWEATLDRADSQPLNPFTRLTSFFTTDEIGVVSTRNEAALASAVDGLRTETDRASREGTVVFEGPTPVPVDPSTGQNLNGEGAEAALTEEWAFGRTVELPVDVVPVTVTKEGVQRALAEVAVPAASADLVVTGRDGKVATAARQQIGAIVGFEPDGNGGLKPTYNIEAAIGILAPQLVSTEIAPKDATITLDGGSPTVVPAVVGDLVQWPKTLETLPELLRGNGSHTTAAVYGPVPPALTTEAAQALGVKEVIGEFTTGGFSAASGTNIRLAASEINGALVKPGDTFSLNGYTGPRGTAQGYVESGIINNGRPDTAVGGGVSQVATTLYNAAYFAGMEDVAHTEHSYYISRYPEAREATVFEGAIDLQFRNTGKTGVMIQAIGGASDLTIRFWGTKTVDVESITGNRTKPTEPDTVTLPAGDHCIASSGAPGFTASDTRVISDHATGQEISRDTRTVRYDPVPIVKCEAPAPAPKPDERTPAASPAPSESPKPTTPKPNPNDGE, from the coding sequence GTGAACGACGAAGACGGCGACAAGGGGAGCAAGGCACCCGAACGGTCGACGCCGGACCCTTCCGCGACGGCCGAGAGCGTCGAACCCGAGAACGTGGCCGACCCGCCCGCCCCGGAACCGGACGAGGTCCCGGCTCCCGACGAGGCTGCGGCTCCCGAGAACGCTCCGGCTTCCGACGAGGCTCCGGCTCCCGACGCTCCGGCGGAACAGCCGAACGCCGACGACGCCCCGACGACGCAGCTGAACCTCGGTGACCTCGGGGAACGCTCCGAGGAGCAGGCTCCCGACGCGCCGTTGTGGGTGGAGCCCCCGGCGAACGAGGACGTCACGCAGGTGATCCCCGCCATTCCGCCGGGTCCCGTTCCCGGGCCGACGCAGGCGTACACCACACCGGCGGACGAGCCGACCGTGGTGGCTCCGGCCGCCGCGGCGCAGATCCCGCCGCAGCCGGCGCCGGAACCGTCGGCGCCCGCCGAGCCGTCCGCGGAACCGACCAAACCTGCGCGTGCTCCCTGGGTGAAGATCGCCGCGGTCACCGGTGGTGTGATCGCTCTGATCGGCATCGCCTACGCCGCGGACCTCGCGGTGTCCTCCGGAAAAGTCCCGCGCGGGGTGACCGTGGCAGGCGTCGACGTGGGCGGTTCGTCCCGCGAGGAGGCTGAGGCCATTCTGCAGGCGCAGGTCGGCCCGCGCGCCGATCAGCCGCTGACGGTGACGGCCGGCGACGTGTCGACGCAACTCGTTCCGTCGGCCGCCGGGCTCGGTGTCGACTGGGAGGCCACCCTCGACCGGGCCGATTCGCAGCCACTCAACCCGTTCACGAGGCTCACGTCGTTCTTCACCACCGACGAGATCGGTGTGGTGTCGACCCGCAACGAGGCCGCACTGGCCTCCGCCGTCGACGGTCTCCGCACCGAGACCGATCGCGCGTCCCGTGAGGGGACCGTCGTGTTCGAGGGCCCGACCCCGGTGCCGGTGGACCCGTCGACCGGGCAGAACCTGAACGGGGAGGGCGCCGAGGCGGCGTTGACCGAGGAATGGGCGTTCGGCCGGACGGTGGAACTGCCCGTCGACGTCGTGCCCGTGACAGTGACGAAGGAAGGCGTCCAGCGGGCGCTCGCCGAGGTTGCGGTGCCCGCTGCCTCCGCCGATCTGGTGGTGACCGGTCGTGACGGCAAGGTCGCGACCGCGGCGCGTCAGCAGATCGGTGCCATCGTCGGCTTCGAACCGGACGGCAACGGCGGGCTGAAGCCCACCTACAACATCGAGGCGGCGATCGGCATCCTGGCGCCGCAACTCGTCTCGACGGAGATCGCACCGAAGGACGCGACGATCACGCTCGACGGCGGATCGCCCACCGTCGTCCCCGCGGTCGTCGGCGACCTGGTGCAGTGGCCCAAGACGTTGGAAACGCTGCCCGAGTTGTTGCGCGGCAACGGTTCTCACACCACCGCCGCGGTGTACGGACCTGTCCCGCCCGCCCTCACCACGGAGGCCGCGCAGGCGCTCGGCGTGAAGGAAGTGATCGGCGAGTTCACGACCGGCGGCTTCTCTGCGGCGTCGGGTACCAACATCCGGCTCGCCGCCAGCGAGATCAACGGGGCGCTCGTCAAGCCGGGCGACACGTTCTCCCTCAACGGGTACACCGGCCCGCGCGGCACGGCCCAGGGGTATGTGGAGTCGGGCATCATCAACAACGGTCGCCCGGACACCGCGGTCGGTGGCGGTGTGAGCCAGGTGGCGACGACGCTCTACAACGCCGCGTACTTCGCCGGCATGGAGGACGTCGCGCACACCGAGCACTCGTACTACATCTCGCGCTACCCCGAGGCGCGCGAGGCCACCGTCTTCGAAGGCGCCATCGACCTGCAGTTCCGCAACACCGGCAAGACGGGTGTGATGATCCAGGCCATCGGCGGCGCCTCGGATCTGACCATCAGGTTCTGGGGAACCAAGACGGTCGACGTCGAGTCGATCACCGGCAACCGGACCAAGCCGACGGAGCCCGACACGGTCACCCTGCCCGCCGGCGATCACTGCATCGCCTCCAGCGGCGCACCGGGATTCACCGCCAGCGACACCCGGGTGATCTCCGATCACGCCACCGGCCAGGAAATCTCCCGGGACACCAGGACCGTCCGGTACGACCCCGTCCCGATCGTCAAGTGCGAGGCACCCGCCCCTGCACCCAAACCCGACGAGCGCACCCCCGCCGCCTCGCCGGCCCCGTCGGAAAGCCCGAAACCGACCACCCCGAAGCCGAATCCGAACGACGGCGAGTAG